A genome region from Gossypium hirsutum isolate 1008001.06 chromosome A04, Gossypium_hirsutum_v2.1, whole genome shotgun sequence includes the following:
- the LOC107948792 gene encoding ubiquitin domain-containing protein 1, whose product MGCVGSTPAKADGNAKKIRKPKPWKHPQPITKSELEQMRDEFWDTAPHYGGQKEIWDALRAAAAEPDLSQAQVIVDCAGVIVQNTDLTICYDERGAKYELPKYVLSEPTNMIRDN is encoded by the exons ATGGGGTGTGTTGGATCGACGCCGGCCAAAGCAGACG GGAATGCGAAAAAGATTCGAAAGCCAAAACCATGGAAACATCCTCAGCCGATAACAAAGTCTGAACTCGAGCAGATGCGTGATGAGTTTTGGGACACTGCGCCTCATTACGGTGGCCAAAAAG AAATCTGGGATGCACTTCGGGCTGCTGCTGCTGAACCCGATTTAAGCCAGGCTCAAGTTATTGTGGACTGTGCAGGGGTCATAGTCCAAAATACTGATCTAACTATCTGCTACGATGAAAGAG GTGCCAAGTATGAACTACCGAAGTATGTTTTGAGCGAGCCAACGAACATGATCCGAGATAATTGA
- the LOC107948791 gene encoding nucleolar and coiled-body phosphoprotein 1: MSQIETLGILEEIQALVSDKLQVVSYKWLSRNFLVSSNVAKRLLAEFVEKHGSGLEVVYSLSGWLKNSPSNYHIQLVTGPKLSEAKQVYDGNCRVHVYSVQACIPKDLAALWNTEFIQAEELFKQPTSVDNCLRDNRFCGISNSFVKRNVDGTPAKVATAQPNSVGISGLSMHNSAQSNAPQQNKVQQSSSKVAQKPPIVIKGIKSDSISGEVHDLVTKPSADKEKNISFPSNKKKGQNDKGSTGNGGSLANFWDRASAKPKTCSAPADNSDSIQNFNDAQVSSCEAVEHENSDIDAQEVNFGRASNSEGNRKRRVVFDLSDEDEYEDAVNLASPDPPKRKSFLDSKQNSKTSVPERPDVDKPDKDEVTVKEERTANREPNRSLGEETSLGSKSKNGKNSSSVKLESQLPEIDLKKDKVTDASSNSPKRRKVLKTRIDDRGREVTEVVWEGEETEVKKVESDVQKKASGATNATTNTVTNTNSRPAVAKRSPAVGTTAPSNPGGKTGNKKAGNAKDPKQGNILSFFKKV, from the exons ATGTCCCAAATTGAAACCCTAGGTATTCTCGAGGAGATCCAAGCTCTTGTCTCTGATAAACTTCAAGTA GTATCCTACAAGTGGTTGAGTCGTAATTTTTTAGTCTCATCCAATGTTGCAAAGAG ATTGCTTGCAGAGTTTGTTGAGAAACATGGAAGTGGCTTAGAAGTTGTATATAGTTTGTCTGGCTGGTTGAAGAACTCTCCATCAAATTATCATATTCAGCTCGTGACAGGGCCTAAACTTTCGG AGGCCAAGCAAGTATATGATGGCAATTGCAGAGTTCATGTGTATAGTGTGCAAGCTTGCATCCCAAAGGACCTGGCTGCACTTTGGAATACTGAATTTATACAAGCTGAAGAGCTCTTCAAGCAGCCCACCTCAGTGGATAATTGCTTGAGAGATAACAG ATTCTGTGGGATTTCAAATTCATTTGTCAAGCGCAATGTCGATGGTACTCCTGCGAAGGTTGCAACTGCACAGCCAAATAGTGTGGGAATCTCAGGACTGTCCATGCATAATTCTGCTCAATCCAATGCTCCTCAACAAAATAAGGTTCAGCAATCAAGCTCAAAAGTTGCTCAGAAGCCTCCCATTGTGATAAAAGGTATCAAAAGCGACAGTATCAGTGGTGAAGTCCATGATTTGGTCACCAAGCCTTCTGctgataaagaaaaaaatatttccttTCCTTCTAATAAAAAGAAAGGCCAGAATGATAAAGGCTCCACTGGAAATGGAGGTTCATTAGCAAATTTCTGGGATCGTGCATCTGCAAAACCAAAAACCTGTTCAGCGCCAGCAGATAATAGTGATTCCatacaaaattttaatg ATGCACAAGTTTCATCTTGTGAAGCAGTAGAACATGAGAACAGTGACATTGATGCTCAAGAAGTTAATTTTGGGAGAGCTTCTAATAGTGAAGGGAATAGGAAACGGAGGGTAGTTTTCGATTTATCAGATGAAGATGAGTATGAAGATGCTGTCAATCTAGCTTCACCTGATCCCCCTAAAAGGAAATCATTTTTAGATTCAAAACAAAATTCTAAAACTTCAGTTCCAGAGAGGCCCGATGTAGACAAACCAGACAAAGATGAAGTAACAGTTAAGGAAGAGAGAACTGCTAATAGAGAACCCAATAGATCACTGGGGGAAGAAACTTCACTTGGCAGCAAAAGCAAAAATGGTAAGAATTCCTCTTCGGTCAAGCTTGAAAGCCAGCTTCCTGAAATTGATTTAAAGAAGGATAAAGTGACTGATGCCTCATCAAATTCACCTAAAAGGAGGAAAGTGTTGAAGACACGTATTGATGACCGTGGAAGAGAAG TTACTGAGGTAGTTTGGGAAGGCGAGGAGACAGAGGTGAAGAAGGTTGAAAGTGACGTGCAGAAGAAAGCTAGTGGAGCAACCAATGCTACCACCAATACTGTCACAAATACTAATAGCCG GCCTGCTGTAGCCAAAAGGTCCCCTGCAGTTGGAACCACTGCACCATCTAATCCGGGAGGTAAAACGGGAAACAAGAAAGCTGGAAATGCAAAGGATCCTAAGCAAGGAAACATTCTATCTTTCTTCAAAAAGGTCTGA